A section of the Agarivorans litoreus genome encodes:
- a CDS encoding SirB2 family protein yields the protein MLEYYPMVKHLHMSLAMLSILGFIFRWMLALFGSSLLERTWLKVLPHIIDTGLLVAAILLCVMLQQYPIAQDWLTAKVVLLVVYIVLGMFALKRAPNQLVRLLAGLAAIAVFAQILVVAFSRSPLGLFA from the coding sequence ATGCTCGAATACTATCCAATGGTAAAACACCTACATATGAGCTTGGCAATGCTAAGCATATTAGGATTTATTTTTCGCTGGATGCTTGCCTTATTTGGTTCGTCATTACTCGAGCGCACTTGGTTAAAAGTGCTACCGCATATTATTGATACTGGTTTGCTGGTTGCGGCTATTTTGCTTTGCGTGATGCTGCAACAATATCCCATCGCTCAAGATTGGCTAACTGCTAAAGTGGTGCTGTTGGTGGTGTATATTGTGTTGGGGATGTTTGCCCTTAAGCGAGCGCCAAATCAGCTAGTGAGATTATTGGCCGGTTTAGCCGCTATTGCGGTATTTGCCCAAATACTCGTAGTGGCTTTTAGTCGTTCTCCGTTGGGCTTATTTGCTTAG
- a CDS encoding YdbL family protein: MKRNSWILALLLSLSFSVAALDLGEAKNNGWVGEQTNGLLGIVSHNAEVKALVDGINQKRLAKYKQIAKENGLTEQQVAALAGKKAIERSDSGAYIQSPSGDWVKKP, translated from the coding sequence ATGAAAAGGAATAGCTGGATACTAGCCTTACTGTTAAGCCTTAGCTTTTCTGTAGCGGCCTTGGATTTAGGTGAAGCAAAGAATAATGGTTGGGTGGGTGAGCAAACCAATGGTTTGTTAGGCATAGTTAGCCACAATGCTGAAGTAAAAGCCTTAGTGGATGGTATTAACCAAAAGCGTTTAGCCAAATACAAGCAAATTGCTAAAGAAAACGGTTTAACCGAGCAACAAGTGGCTGCACTGGCGGGCAAAAAAGCAATTGAGCGCAGTGATAGTGGCGCTTATATTCAATCTCCCTCGGGCGATTGGGTAAAGAAACCTTAA
- a CDS encoding DUF1820 family protein — protein sequence MSQLYRVNFICNGKTYELYAKQVNQASLFGFIEVGDFVFDARAQLVVDPSEEKLKTEFSGVNRTMVPMHNILRIDEVDKPGKSKIHETSNITPFPSAIYTPKP from the coding sequence ATGTCACAGCTGTATCGAGTGAATTTCATCTGTAACGGCAAAACTTATGAGCTATATGCTAAACAGGTAAATCAAGCCAGTTTATTTGGCTTTATTGAAGTGGGTGATTTTGTATTTGATGCTCGCGCCCAGTTGGTCGTTGACCCCAGCGAAGAAAAGTTAAAGACAGAGTTCTCAGGGGTAAATCGCACCATGGTACCTATGCATAACATCTTACGCATTGATGAAGTGGACAAACCGGGCAAATCTAAAATTCACGAAACCAGCAACATAACGCCCTTTCCTTCTGCCATTTACACACCTAAGCCATGA
- a CDS encoding YnbE family lipoprotein: MDRRYFFFPLVLVLGLAACTPKVEVAVDKPITVNLNVKIDHEIRVRVDKQLDDLFSDESGLF, encoded by the coding sequence ATGGATAGACGATACTTCTTCTTCCCCCTCGTTTTAGTGTTAGGCCTAGCGGCCTGTACACCTAAGGTAGAGGTAGCGGTAGATAAGCCGATTACGGTTAATCTAAATGTAAAAATTGATCATGAAATTCGAGTGCGCGTTGATAAGCAACTTGATGATTTATTTAGTGATGAAAGCGGACTGTTTTAG